CCGCAATCTTTTCCATGGCATGTTGTAATCTAGTGATGTCAAGCCAATAAGGCAATAAATAGCTCCTTGCTaaattccaattcaattgatttccGTTCTTCTCTTCCAACAACCCATAGAGAAGGTCTCTATTATCTGAATGCAATGCAAATGATATATCCCTCATGCTTATTGAATCATGCGTTGATACAAACAAAGGATTTGTCATGTTCACTGTAAATAGTTTCattgccaaaaaaaatttaagaCCACTAATGTCCAAAACTTTGGATTGGTATAGTGTAATGTCTTTGAGAATGTAAATGGTATGTAATAGGGTGATTTGCTGATGTCCTGTAAGAAATGGTAGCTTGATCTTTtgcaatttttcaattagTATTTGAAAACCTTGTTCATTAAGgtcatcattttctttgctgTAAAAATCCTCATTTTGGTTGACTATATTACTTAACAGTGTCATAACCTTCTCAATTTGAATGTCAAAGCCAAAATCATCCTCCCTCCTTACTCCTAAATCTATCTCTCTTAATATATGAGATAGCTGAAGTAAGATAATCTTCACGAGTGGTATCATTCCAAGAAACACTGACTGTATAATAAATTGTGGATGATACAATGGCAAAGGTCCGTTTAGTACCGCACACAAGTGAAATAAATCATTGGATCGAATTTCTAGTGACCCAATTGCTTGCCGTGTAACCTCATCCTTAGTGGCATCGAGTTTTTTATCGCTTAGGTATAATTGGTTACCGGCGCCAATGACAAGGTTGCCGTCACCCATCCATATAGAGTCTCCAATCTCGTGTGTGGTTTCATGAGATAGGTCAACCTTTTTAATCTTTACAAACGATAGCCTTTGATTAGTATAGTCATGGCGCAACTGTGTGTATAACAAAGAGTGCGATTTAAAACCAACAGCAAGGATTCCTTGGTCAAATTCAGTCGATGTCCAATCTAGGTCTTTTATgacttcattttcaaattcctcATAATAGTCTCTAACAGAAACCTTCATGTCCCAAATACTTAACTTGGATCttgtttcatcaacaagTGCCATCTTATTGATTGAAGACACAGATATCAGAGAGCAGTTGTTGATCCCCGTTTTAAAGCTATCCTTCAAATGCCATCTAATTAAACCATTCCCGTCTTTAGCCTTACTAAATGAGACATAATAAATGAAAACTCGTCCATTGGGTGTGACTGTAACCAAAATTGCCCTACCAACCCGATCAATAGATTGCATCCATCCTACTGGGTCAACCGCAGAGAGCATGTAAATTTCATCGTTGCTATCATTCGGCAAAGGGTCAATGAAATATTTCTCTAGTTTATATTCCATATCACCATTATTATTTGGATGAACGCTAAACCTAAAGCATTTGCATGATCTATCTTTATTTACCATGACGATATGACACTCAGACTTTGAGGTTTCAGGAAGTAAGAATACACAATCTGGGGGCAGGGCTGTATCAATATCTAACATTGCGACTTCTTGAGCCGTCAGATTAGAAAATGTGTTCACGCAATCAAACActattatttttctttccagAATAACGATAGCATAATGAGAGTTATTCCAAATGAcaacattttgaattggTGTATCGGTGACTATAACACATCTTTTTGTTAATGTTTTCCTTTCATTGCTTAAACTAATTGGGGTCCAGAGCACAGTTCTTTGAAACCTAGTCAATGATAGCACAGAAGAGCCATCTGCTGACCTTATTAGCCTTCTTATCGATTTGTTATGTCCTGTAAACTTTTGTGCCAAACGACCAACATGGACAACCTTATGCTTCAGCGGCACACCTTCATTATTATACTTTGAACGATCAAATTGTAAGAAACTTGTGAAATCTATGTTGATTACCCTAATGGTATGCTTGAAACAATCATGTAAAACTAAAGTTAGGATTGAACTTTTGGAATAATGATCAATCTGTATGGATTTAACTATAAAATCTGAAGGATGTGATGGAAGACAGTATTTAGATAATTTGATTATTGACAAGTAAGATTTACCATCAACACGTAACTTATCTAACTTGgttattgtcatttttgAAGGTAGAACATTACAGAGGTTTGAGAGGAGGTAAAGAGTAAGCACACCATCGCTACCAACGACAATGCATAATTCACATTTCAGTTTAAGCAGATCAAGAATCTTATTCTGCATTTTCATAGAATGATCGAGTTTAGTTGATGATGCTTCGAACTTCTTTAACATATCTTCAAGCTCAAGTTCCAAAAAttgattatcaataaaagtGACGGTTTTCAAAATACCCTTTCCCCTTTTGGAAGGATCATCTTGATACAAGTCCAGCCGTCCCGattcaaagatttcaaagCCTCTATCCAGTCTAAATGTAGAGAAGACTCTCATATTTGAATTATATGTGAAGGTGTAGAGTGTATTATGATAATACTCCTTTAAAGTACTTGAGTGTATACTACTTTCATCCGACATCAATCTGCAATCGTGCTTAATAATACTATTCACAGGTTTTAAGATAAAACTCTCTGAAGACTTTGATGATGTGTTATCTTTTGTAGCGGCTGTTGTAGAATTCGACGTAACATATCTCTTCCAAATGATATCAGTTACAAATGTGTCGTGGGGTAAATAATGTAATTCAAAATCtaaattttcttcactaAATCCATTCCTATTCCATAGTTTCACATGTTTATCATAGAACCCAATACTCGCAATACATGTAGCATTTGGTGAAAACTTAACTTTGTATATAGGATTGGGCTGTTTCTTGAACCATATCAACGTGCATTTAACGTTTTCTTCTGGATCAGCCTTATCATAGTACAACTTATGCATAGCAAGAGAGCTGTCAGAACCTGTCACTAATTCGCATGTTGTTTTCGAGTTAAATTCTCTAGGTAATTCCATAAATTGCAGCTCAAGCTCATCGCTTTGCGGTACTGTGTAGTCTGACCAACATAAACTGTTAATTTTGGATGTATCATTTTCGTTGACAATGACGTGCTCCAATGTCCACTCGAtttccaattcatcaatattctTTCTTCCATGAAAATTAAAGTTGTaataatttgaaacttCAGGAGTGTATATGTGAACCTCATTATCTATTGCAATGGCTATTTTCCCATTAGACCTATTTAGATAAACTGTATATGAGTCTTTTGGTAGGTATATCGTTTGTAAATGCTTGGAATTTTTAGTAAGTATGACAAGGTTATTTCCTGAGGTATATGCTAATATCTGAATAGTATTCCAGTTGGCGAAACAACATGAATCCGAAGAGTGATTCGGTTGCCCTGGCAAGAAATTGACAGACATTAGGTGTAGTGGTTTCAATTGGTGCGTAATGCTGAAACCAGGAGCAAGCACTGTTCCGACAAGGAGAATATCCCCGAAGATTGTAATGAATAtgagaaggaaaaggtCATGATGAAActaccatttttttttggagcGATCAGGAAACTTCACAAACTATCAGTGacaccatcttcttcagTGGCACcagaaaaggaaaaccaTCCACATCGTATCACATTTTTGACTAGGCAAAGATGGTTGCAAGTTGTAAAGATCAACTCAAACAGGTTGCTATTTGTTTACAGAGATCCCCATGTGTTATGATCGAGAGACACACACCAAAGGAATGTATTTCCAAGCCAGAGCTAACCGAAGAGTTACCAGAACTTTGTAAAGCGCACCTGGCTACATTTCTTGAGTGCAAGAGGGGTATCGTTGACATGAGAAAGAGAATCAGAGGTAATGGTACCTTGAGTACAGGAAAATATGATGAACAATACAATAAGTTGTCTAGTGGTGAATTTGACCCTAGAGaagagatgaagaaattgaagaccTTGGATTCCAACCAAAAACAATGATATAAGGAATACCGTTTCTGTGACTTTTACTATGAACATGTATATAGATGTGTATATTTGAATCTACTAACGTAAGTGAACGACAACACACCACGAATAAAAGGGTGCACTTTAaatattttccaatttttttcctagGGATACAATACTGTTGATAAGTTTGTCAATTAGTTCACTATCAATATTCGGAGAGTTCAAGACGCAGCGGAAAAATTCGCCATTATCTTCACCTATAATTGCATCGTCAGGATTTGGCGCATAGTCAACTAAGAAATCACCACTTTTATGCAGGGCAATAGCGATTCTTCTTGTCAAGCTGGTCATTTCCTCACCTGTCAGTTTCTGATTTGTAGGATTGTAATAAAAGCAAACCTGTAGACAAGGGGTTGGAAAATCGTTAACCACGGTGAAACCCGGTGTTTTCGTTAATTGGGAGACAAAGTATCTAACTAGGTCAAATGAATGGTCAATTCTCTTTTGGAATCCACCCTGTCCGTAGTACAGCCATGATAAGTAGAACTTCAGCGCATCGGGACGGCGTCCACATCCCATGGTACCATCTGCCAAGTCAAAATTTTCTTCGGTGTCCATCAAATTGTGGAATAGATATGGTgcattcaaagaattggCCTGCTTAAAGATACGCTCATCTGGAGTGAGTAAAAAGGAACAAGTTGTAGGAACTCCGAGCATCTTATGTGGGTTGCACGTGATACTATCAGCAAGATGAGAACCATTGAGTTTACTCTTCCTACTCGGGCTGAAAATGGCATTACCTCCCCAAGATGCATCAATATGGAACCAtaaattgtattttttggCAATCTCTGAAATCTTCACAAATGGATCGTACGAACCGAAAACAGTTGTTCCTGCAGTAGCGTTCACGTAGAGGGGCGTGAAGCCTTTCTCGATACTTGTTTTAATTTTTGCTTCCAACACGTCAGTATTCATTTGTCCGTATTCGTTTACAGGAACTTTAAAAACTGAATCCAGACCTAAACCTAATAATATTGCAGCCTTATCAATACTATAATGAGAATGCACGCTGGTGAATATTGCAAACTTATATTTACTGGTGCCTTGTGTTTTGGTGTCTGGATACTTGAAGCTTCTTGCTGTTTGTAAACTAGTAATGTTAGACCACGATCCACCGCTAAATGTCAAACCACCTGCGTGTGCGCCGTCAAAGCCAAACATAAAGGCATATTTTTGtgaaacttttttttcaattacCGTCAACACGGGGGAAACAGTGAAAACGTGGGAATTGGTATTCAGAATTGACAAAACCATGTCTGACAAAAGCCCAATCGGATTTGTACCAACGTATAATTTATCCATAAAGCCGGGATGCCATGTACAGACGGAGTTGTTCAGTATCGTCTCCACAACATGAAGAACATCTTTAGTGGGATCTAGAGCATCTTGTTGTATagatttctcaaataaattTGCAATATCTTGCAGTCCAAGCTTCTTATCAAGTTCTGCAGGGTTGTCAAACCTAGGACCAATATTTCGACTTCCACTGTCAATTTCCTTGACGTACTGAATAATTATATCTAAGGCAGGTTTAACTATTTGCTCCAATTCTTGAACCCTGCCGGCCTCCATATTACAGGATATTCTGACATCTTTAGTCATGGCAAGCAGTATTTTACTTTATCCAAGATAACGGTGCTGGTAAAGTATTGAGAAAAGGAAAGCACATGCACGAATTGTGGAAAACCGCTAACAGTTTGATTTTAATCCTCATTAATAATCCCAAACAGTGGCtcatgaagaaaaaataaaaaataaaaaaagtGCATTAAAAGATGAAATCGTGAAAATCGAACAATCTAGATATCAGTATCTATGACAGAGgcaaatatcaaaatagaATAATCGTGACATGAGTCCAGTGGAGCAGGATCTAAACGAGATAGTAGTGAACGATGAGGGTATAGAAAGCAGCACTATAGAAAATGGAGATCATTCCGTGTCAGAACAAGAAGTGTCCACTATTGGGgcaattgataaattgtCGGATGTCAAGCCCAATCAGGACAACGAAACTACTGATGCTTTATCGGTTTTAGATATCAAAATGATGGACCAGGCACATTTGGAGAAGGAAGTTGCAAATGATGCCGATGTGGCGATTTTAAGACAAGAGCTTGAGATGGAGCAAAAGAGATTATCAAAGGCCAATGATAGGTACCTAAAGTATAAAGGGAAATTGTTGAcattagagaaaaaacttCAAGGCCCAAATTTAAAGATATCAGAGAAAACCAGATTGGAAGTACagattgaagaacttcAGGATAATGAAATTGTGACTTCTTTACGTGACGTCAATGAGATCAAGACTCGTATGAGAGATATTGAACTAATGCTTCATTCGAAATACGATGATGTAAATGATGCAACAGAAAAACTTCCAGACGAAACTAAAGAGGAGTTTCTTATAAGAATAGGTAAAATTACAGCTTTTGGTACTAGCAACGCGTTTATTGAGGAAGCGTCAGACGTACAAGCCCCAACGCATAAAAATCTAGTAATGCCCGGTTTCAATAGCGTGCAAGTAATAGATAGTGAGTCAGCGAAAGTGATTGACATTGCAAACATGTACGGGAAAAATCCGtcaaatgatgaagaaaatgatccAGATTTTAAGATCGATTACGATGAAATCAATAGTGACGGCGTAGTAGATGACAGTGAGGAgcttgatgaaattttgaacCGTGAAGGTGAAGGAAAGGTTAAAATGGGCAAGAATAATAGGAAAGGATTCAAGCGGAAGTCGTTggacgaagaagaagatcGAAATATTGATGACGGCGATGAATTTGCCTACAAACGAAGACTCAATGAATGGATCTCTCAGAGGTCCTACTTACGGAGAAAACATATGCCTGAATATGTTGAAGACCCAAGCGTTCCAGAATGGGAAAAACCTCATCCCACCATCAGGGATGCAATCTTGAATGATAGCTTCAAATTACCTGGAGATATACACCCGAGTTTGTTTGACTACCAGAAGACCTGCGTCCAATGGTTAGCTGAGCTATATAACCAAAAGACTGGTGGAATAATTGGAGACGAAATGGGGTTGGGTAAAACAGTTCAGATTATTTCATTTCTTGCGGGATTGCACTATAGCGGGAACATGAAACACCCTATTCTAGTAGTATGTCCGGCAACTGTTTTGAAGCAATGGTGTAATGAATTCCATCGGTGGTGGCCACCATTCCGGGCCATTATTTTACATTCAATTGGTGAGGGGATGAACAGACATAAAAGAAGTAAACATAACCGCAGTGATCTAGAAGAGCTAGAATTGAATATCGAGAATGAGGAATATGGTTCTGTTCAGACTTTAGCTAAAACCAAAGATAACAAAACTGTTCAAGAGTTGGTGGATAAAGTCGTCAAAGAAGGGCATGTAATTATCACCACATATGCAGGTGTCAGAATATATGCAAAGTATTTGTTACCCGTAAGATGGGGCTACGCTATTCTCGATGAAGGGCATAAAATCAGAAACCCAGACAGTTTCATCACAATTACATGCAAGCAATTGAAGACACCCAACAGAATAATCTTATCAGGTACACCAATACAAAATAACTTGGTCGAACTATGGAGCTTGTTTGACTTTGTTTTCCCGGGAAGATTAGGTACATTGCCTgtatttcaaaaacaattttGTGTGCCTATAAATCTTGGTGGATATGCCAATGCTACTAATGTTCAAGTACAAGCTGGATTCAAATGCGCAACGGTTCTAAAAGATTTGGTCTCACCGTACTTGCTCAGAAGAGTTAAGGCAGATGTTGCAAAAGACTTACCTAAAAAGACAGAAATGGttttattttgtaaattaACAGAAGAACAGAGAAAATTATACCAGAGGTTTCTTGATTCAGGtgattttaaaaaaatcttATCAGGTAAAAGAAACGCATTATATGGAATAGACATGCTTAGAAAGATCTGCAACCACCCACAGCTTGTTGACTTAAACACGAAAGACAAGAAGATAATAAAACTGCCAAAAGTTAAAGAATTGGCGTCAAAGTCGGGGAAAATTCAGGTTGTATTGGCTTTATTGGAGCTATGGACAAAGGAAGAACGCAAGACTTTAATTTTCACTCAAACTAAACAGATGCTAAACATTTTGAATCAGCTGTTAGATAGCTATAATAAAGAGAACGGACAAAGGTATAACTACATGCGAATGGATGGCTCTACCCCAATAATTCAAAGACAAGAACTGGTTGACCAGTTTAACAAAAATCCAGTTTACAATGTATTCCTACTAACAACTAAAGTAGGTGGGTTGGGTGTAAACTTAACGGGAGCATCAAGAGTCATTATTTATGATCCAGACTGGAATCCATCAACCGACATGCAAGCTAGAGAAAGAGCATGGAGACTAGGTCAGAAGCAGGATGTTGCAATATATAGGCTTATTATGGCAGGTTCCATTGAAGAGAAGATATACCATAGACAAATATTCAAGCAATTTTTGACaaacaaaattttgaaGGATCCCAAACAAAAGAGATTTTTTAAAATGACCGACATGTACGATCTATTTACCCTTGGTGATGACCAAGTCAAAGGTACTGAGACTGCAGATTTATTTGGtgctgaagaaaaaacatttgatgGTATTAAAGAGCGGAAGACAAAATTCAGGTCAAGAAATTTAAACAGGTCTGGAGCTCAGAACTTAGACGAAGGTGATATAGATTTCATAGAAGCAACGAAAGCTGCCGGTGTTGCATCATTGGAAGAATATGATGAAGAGCAAGTAAAGGAAAAGACAATGTTCGAAGATGATGACAGCAGGGTCTTGGGAGAGTCACATCGGCAACCAAATGCTAATATCATGTCTGAAATATTCCAAAAATCGGGTATTCATTCAGCTGTTGAACATGAGTCAATATTGGGGCAAGGTGATATCAGAACATCAGCTTCCCAACTTTTAGTGGATAATGAAGCTACGCGGATTGCCAACGAAGCCGTTAGTGCACTAAAGGCATCACGAAAGCAAGCAAGGACAAAAAAGATTGGTGTGCCAACATGGACGGGTAAATATGGTGTAGCAGGTAAACTTGCTTCTGGGGGAAACAGGACTCGAGCATTCAGTTCAGCCTTACCGAATGGCGTCAGTGGTCGAGGTGGTTCGACCGCCCAGTCATCTGCTACAATTCTTTGGAATCTGAAGCGAATggataaatcaaaatctaGGAAGCAAGAACCGACATCACAAGTGTTGATAGACAAATTGGTGGAATATATGGCTAATGTAGAAGGCAACTTCAGCAAATCCAGGGATATATTGGAAAACCTTGACATCGATGTTGGCGATAAGAAAACTGTTGATGTTATCAGAAGCATGATCAAAGGGGTCTGCACGTGGGATAGAGATAGAAAGGGGTGGATTCTAAAGACGGAATTCAAGTAACGGAAGAATAGTAAAATATTGTGTAGAAGTTTGTTAGATTGATATAAACTTATAGATTCGACTTTCAAAACCGAAATAAAATAACaacagaaaacaaaaattgaaagtaCCCACAAGAATGGTGGTAAAAAAAGACGGGTAAAATAAGGAGTAGATGTTACGGTACCTTTACCTTGAGTCTATTTCAAATGGgtcaaaataaaaaaaaaagaaaatccagagaatcaaaattattttgtGCCTAATGCATAATCACCTGAAATCCATCTGTTGAACATGGTCAATGAAGCTTCTGGTTGATCATAAGGAACCATATGACCACCATCAAACATTCTCGCAAATGTAAAGTGTTCGAAATTCTTGACCTCACCAATTTGAGTTTTGCCACTATCGGAGAacaatttcttgatttttgcATCCTGGAAGTCTTCCTTTCCAGACCATACCAATTCGTTAGTCCATGCCTTATTTCCCAACCAATTGCAGATAAAATCCTTATCTCCAGCATAGATTAAGACTGGTATCTCCTTTTCAAGTAAATCAATTACGTTCTTATGGTATGGTTTCATCCAATCTCCagcaaataaaaagttTCTGTTAACGTCGAAATTACATGATTCATAGGTCTCAACTTCAGCACCTAACTTTTCTTTAACAAAGTCTTGATTTAAGTATTGGTCAATATATTCCAAGCCTTTATAACATAAGGAAGATCCTTCGCACATCTTCCGGACATCATAGACATTTCTTCCGGTCTTTTGATAAGGTCCAATCTGACCATTGTTACAGTAAATGGAAGCAGGAACACAAGAGAATACGGACTCAGACTCATAACATGATTCGATAAATGACAAGCACCTTGGCAAATTAGCGAGCATGCCTTCACATTCTGTTTCATCTAGGACAGGCTTGTATCCAGATTCTTCAGTACATGCCATCTTTTCATATTCTGGATATTGAGTTAAAGGATCGGTTAGACCGTTACCAATCAAAACAGAAGTTAAGTCAAATGATCTGTCTGCATGTGACAAAATCTCTGATGCAAAGACAGGAACATAATGACCACCATAAGATTCGGCGGCAATATGGAATGGTAGGCCGTTATATTCGGGAAATTGTTGGAAGAAAAGCTCAAGGAAGGCGTAAACGTCTTTCCCTGCAGCCACTGTATCTGATACTGAAGCTGAAGAGTAGGAGTAACCTACATTAACTGGTTGATCAAGGAAAATCACAGAGGCGTTACTATTCCAAGAGTAAGGGTTGTAAACAggattcaaattttcatcGATTGCAGACGAACCTAATTCAAAGAACAACCCAGTTAAGGAAGAACAACCTGGACCGCCGTTCAGCCAAAGAACAACAGGATCATTCTTTGGGT
The Pichia kudriavzevii chromosome 2, complete sequence DNA segment above includes these coding regions:
- a CDS encoding uncharacterized protein (PKUD0B00370; similar to Saccharomyces cerevisiae YJR033C (RAV1); ancestral locus Anc_1.457), producing the protein MSVNFLPGQPNHSSDSCCFANWNTIQILAYTSGNNLVILTKNSKHLQTIYLPKDSYTVYLNRSNGKIAIAIDNEVHIYTPEVSNYYNFNFHGRKNIDELEIEWTLEHVIVNENDTSKINSLCWSDYTVPQSDELELQFMELPREFNSKTTCELVTGSDSSLAMHKLYYDKADPEENVKCTLIWFKKQPNPIYKVKFSPNATCIASIGFYDKHVKLWNRNGFSEENLDFELHYLPHDTFVTDIIWKRYVTSNSTTAATKDNTSSKSSESFILKPVNSIIKHDCRLMSDESSIHSSTLKEYYHNTLYTFTYNSNMRVFSTFRLDRGFEIFESGRLDLYQDDPSKRGKGILKTVTFIDNQFLELELEDMLKKFEASSTKLDHSMKMQNKILDLLKLKCELCIVVGSDGVLTLYLLSNLCNVLPSKMTITKLDKLRVDGKSYLSIIKLSKYCLPSHPSDFIVKSIQIDHYSKSSILTLVLHDCFKHTIRVINIDFTSFLQFDRSKYNNEGVPLKHKVVHVGRLAQKFTGHNKSIRRLIRSADGSSVLSLTRFQRTVLWTPISLSNERKTLTKRCVIVTDTPIQNVVIWNNSHYAIVILERKIIVFDCVNTFSNLTAQEVAMLDIDTALPPDCVFLLPETSKSECHIVMVNKDRSCKCFRFSVHPNNNGDMEYKLEKYFIDPLPNDSNDEIYMLSAVDPVGWMQSIDRVGRAILVTVTPNGRVFIYYVSFSKAKDGNGLIRWHLKDSFKTGINNCSLISVSSINKMALVDETRSKLSIWDMKVSVRDYYEEFENEVIKDLDWTSTEFDQGILAVGFKSHSLLYTQLRHDYTNQRLSFVKIKKVDLSHETTHEIGDSIWMGDGNLVIGAGNQLYLSDKKLDATKDEVTRQAIGSLEIRSNDLFHLCAVLNGPLPLYHPQFIIQSVFLGMIPLVKIILLQLSHILREIDLGVRREDDFGFDIQIEKVMTLLSNIVNQNEDFYSKENDDLNEQGFQILIEKLQKIKLPFLTGHQQITLLHTIYILKDITLYQSKVLDISGLKFFLAMKLFTVNMTNPLFVSTHDSISMRDISFALHSDNRDLLYGLLEEKNGNQLNWNLARSYLLPYWLDITRLQHAMEKIAANEFLKFQRENGGRKDPSTCSIFYLALKKKKVLVGLWKTSFGNPEREKMIKFLSNDFTEKRWKSAANKNAYVLLGKHRYMDAASFFLLAGSPKDAVNVIVRQIKDIPLAIAVARCYDGIDDGVSVRTVIERQMLTDAITTNDRWKLSWIFWILGDKIHSVQSLIKPLHKIKDDVKMNLPDYQWPNIDSVVKTTDTEDPVLLIMYDSLRKRNVKYYQGISMIEPKHEFSFVIKAATMYTKMGCDWLALYLLRTWEFSEANNEQKAYIMQAGQEEEVKLQKPGDILAKFMSPSGSSNSREPPKELPSLLDNYTDFPHTPSILCSPHSEEGKEPSLLDKFSSGTSSTPSSGDVNTKKVNIGASTSGVPNLLDNWA
- a CDS encoding uncharacterized protein (PKUD0B00380; similar to Saccharomyces cerevisiae YJR034W (PET191); ancestral locus Anc_1.458) → MVASCKDQLKQVAICLQRSPCVMIERHTPKECISKPELTEELPELCKAHLATFLECKRGIVDMRKRIRGNGTLSTGKYDEQYNKLSSGEFDPREEMKKLKTLDSNQKQ
- a CDS encoding uncharacterized protein (PKUD0B00390; Pfam Domains: Pyridoxal_deC(2e-61)); the encoded protein is MTKDVRISCNMEAGRVQELEQIVKPALDIIIQYVKEIDSGSRNIGPRFDNPAELDKKLGLQDIANLFEKSIQQDALDPTKDVLHVVETILNNSVCTWHPGFMDKLYVGTNPIGLLSDMVLSILNTNSHVFTVSPVLTVIEKKVSQKYAFMFGFDGAHAGGLTFSGGSWSNITSLQTARSFKYPDTKTQGTSKYKFAIFTSVHSHYSIDKAAILLGLGLDSVFKVPVNEYGQMNTDVLEAKIKTSIEKGFTPLYVNATAGTTVFGSYDPFVKISEIAKKYNLWFHIDASWGGNAIFSPSRKSKLNGSHLADSITCNPHKMLGVPTTCSFLLTPDERIFKQANSLNAPYLFHNLMDTEENFDLADGTMGCGRRPDALKFYLSWLYYGQGGFQKRIDHSFDLVRYFVSQLTKTPGFTVVNDFPTPCLQVCFYYNPTNQKLTGEEMTSLTRRIAIALHKSGDFLVDYAPNPDDAIIGEDNGEFFRCVLNSPNIDSELIDKLINSIVSLGKKLENI
- a CDS encoding uncharacterized protein (PKUD0B00400; similar to Saccharomyces cerevisiae YJR035W (RAD26); ancestral locus Anc_1.459); protein product: MSPVEQDLNEIVVNDEGIESSTIENGDHSVSEQEVSTIGAIDKLSDVKPNQDNETTDALSVLDIKMMDQAHLEKEVANDADVAILRQELEMEQKRLSKANDRYLKYKGKLLTLEKKLQGPNLKISEKTRLEVQIEELQDNEIVTSLRDVNEIKTRMRDIELMLHSKYDDVNDATEKLPDETKEEFLIRIGKITAFGTSNAFIEEASDVQAPTHKNLVMPGFNSVQVIDSESAKVIDIANMYGKNPSNDEENDPDFKIDYDEINSDGVVDDSEELDEILNREGEGKVKMGKNNRKGFKRKSLDEEEDRNIDDGDEFAYKRRLNEWISQRSYLRRKHMPEYVEDPSVPEWEKPHPTIRDAILNDSFKLPGDIHPSLFDYQKTCVQWLAELYNQKTGGIIGDEMGLGKTVQIISFLAGLHYSGNMKHPILVVCPATVLKQWCNEFHRWWPPFRAIILHSIGEGMNRHKRSKHNRSDLEELELNIENEEYGSVQTLAKTKDNKTVQELVDKVVKEGHVIITTYAGVRIYAKYLLPVRWGYAILDEGHKIRNPDSFITITCKQLKTPNRIILSGTPIQNNLVELWSLFDFVFPGRLGTLPVFQKQFCVPINLGGYANATNVQVQAGFKCATVLKDLVSPYLLRRVKADVAKDLPKKTEMVLFCKLTEEQRKLYQRFLDSGDFKKILSGKRNALYGIDMLRKICNHPQLVDLNTKDKKIIKLPKVKELASKSGKIQVVLALLELWTKEERKTLIFTQTKQMLNILNQLLDSYNKENGQRYNYMRMDGSTPIIQRQELVDQFNKNPVYNVFLLTTKVGGLGVNLTGASRVIIYDPDWNPSTDMQARERAWRLGQKQDVAIYRLIMAGSIEEKIYHRQIFKQFLTNKILKDPKQKRFFKMTDMYDLFTLGDDQVKGTETADLFGAEEKTFDGIKERKTKFRSRNLNRSGAQNLDEGDIDFIEATKAAGVASLEEYDEEQVKEKTMFEDDDSRVLGESHRQPNANIMSEIFQKSGIHSAVEHESILGQGDIRTSASQLLVDNEATRIANEAVSALKASRKQARTKKIGVPTWTGKYGVAGKLASGGNRTRAFSSALPNGVSGRGGSTAQSSATILWNLKRMDKSKSRKQEPTSQVLIDKLVEYMANVEGNFSKSRDILENLDIDVGDKKTVDVIRSMIKGVCTWDRDRKGWILKTEFK
- a CDS encoding uncharacterized protein (PKUD0B00410; similar to Saccharomyces cerevisiae YMR297W (PRC1); ancestral locus Anc_5.27); the protein is MKLTNITALLIGAYLSTTNAALILPDTLRDSMQNPLKLKDSIGENVVGKATTFLEKAADITGQNLNDLDDNIKQVWAEMEFKFPNTIKQFQMSSEPQFKISKRPAEFWDFLVENKEKLTDYKLRVKKTEPGELGIDHTKQYSGYLDVESEDKHFFYWFFESRNDPKNDPVVLWLNGGPGCSSLTGLFFELGSSAIDENLNPVYNPYSWNSNASVIFLDQPVNVGYSYSSASVSDTVAAGKDVYAFLELFFQQFPEYNGLPFHIAAESYGGHYVPVFASEILSHADRSFDLTSVLIGNGLTDPLTQYPEYEKMACTEESGYKPVLDETECEGMLANLPRCLSFIESCYESESVFSCVPASIYCNNGQIGPYQKTGRNVYDVRKMCEGSSLCYKGLEYIDQYLNQDFVKEKLGAEVETYESCNFDVNRNFLFAGDWMKPYHKNVIDLLEKEIPVLIYAGDKDFICNWLGNKAWTNELVWSGKEDFQDAKIKKLFSDSGKTQIGEVKNFEHFTFARMFDGGHMVPYDQPEASLTMFNRWISGDYALGTK